Proteins co-encoded in one Pseudarthrobacter chlorophenolicus A6 genomic window:
- a CDS encoding carbohydrate ABC transporter permease → MSTLTPAAPQNTPPGPTALNTGRTRRRGKARMDPTRNNTAAGIAAWLLALLFAVPVLWMILTSFHSETDAATNPPSIAANLTLDAYREFFGETSGVSPWPSLINSATASILSTVLVLLLAFPAAYALSIRPVKKWTDVMFFFLSTKMMPVVAAILPLYLFARTVGALDNIWFLILMYTSMNLPIAVWMMRSFLAEVPEEMLEAAQIDGANLLLILRKIIAPVAMPGIAATALICFIFSWNELLLARVLTGVVAGTAPVFLTGFVSGQGLFLAKVCAAAVVISLPVLFAGFAAQDKLVQGLSLGAVK, encoded by the coding sequence ATGAGCACCCTCACCCCCGCCGCGCCCCAGAACACACCACCGGGTCCCACCGCGCTCAACACCGGCCGTACCCGCCGTCGCGGCAAGGCACGCATGGACCCCACCCGCAACAACACCGCCGCCGGCATCGCAGCCTGGCTGCTGGCACTTCTCTTCGCAGTCCCGGTCCTGTGGATGATCCTCACCTCCTTCCACTCCGAGACCGACGCCGCCACCAACCCGCCCTCCATCGCTGCGAACCTCACCCTGGATGCGTACCGCGAATTCTTCGGCGAAACATCTGGCGTCAGCCCCTGGCCGTCGCTGATCAACTCCGCCACCGCCTCGATCCTCTCGACCGTCCTGGTGCTGCTTCTGGCCTTCCCGGCCGCGTATGCGCTCTCGATACGGCCGGTGAAGAAGTGGACTGACGTGATGTTCTTCTTCCTCTCCACCAAAATGATGCCGGTCGTCGCCGCGATCCTGCCGCTTTACCTCTTCGCCAGGACCGTGGGGGCTTTGGACAACATCTGGTTCCTGATCCTGATGTACACCTCCATGAACCTGCCCATCGCCGTCTGGATGATGCGCTCGTTCCTCGCCGAGGTGCCGGAAGAAATGCTGGAAGCCGCCCAGATCGACGGCGCCAACCTCCTGCTCATTCTCCGCAAAATCATCGCCCCCGTCGCGATGCCCGGAATCGCCGCCACCGCCCTGATCTGCTTCATCTTCAGCTGGAACGAACTGCTCCTGGCCCGCGTCCTCACCGGCGTCGTGGCAGGCACCGCACCCGTCTTCCTCACCGGCTTTGTCTCCGGGCAGGGGCTCTTCCTCGCCAAAGTCTGCGCGGCCGCCGTCGTGATCTCCCTGCCTGTGCTCTTCGCAGGCTTCGCCGCCCAGGACAAACTCGTCCAGGGACTCTCCCTCGGCGCCGTGAAATAG
- a CDS encoding NAD(P)-dependent alcohol dehydrogenase, whose translation MTTTTAQSPATGSGLPPTMRANILKSQGDMAMETLPLPQLDADQVLVQVAAVGVCGSDVHYYEHGRIGPYVVDHPLILGHELSGRIAAVGSAVDPSRVGKRVAVEPQRPCRKCKQCKAGRYNLCPDIEFYATPPIDGAFAEYVTIQSDFAYDIPDSVSDEAAALIEPLSVGLWACERAEIKPGSRVLIAGAGPIGIIAAQAARAFGATEIYISDIAEDRLAFALEHGATHAINAKTDSVEGLDVDAFIDASGAPQAVRSGIQAVAPAGRVILVGLGADDVELPVSFIQNREIWLSGVFRYTNTWPLAIHLIADGKVDLDVLVTGKFALAESEEALKAGKQPGQLKAVVYPGR comes from the coding sequence ATGACAACAACAACCGCACAGTCACCTGCCACCGGTTCCGGACTGCCCCCCACGATGCGCGCCAACATCCTCAAAAGCCAGGGCGACATGGCCATGGAAACCCTGCCCCTCCCGCAGCTCGACGCCGACCAGGTCCTGGTGCAGGTGGCCGCCGTCGGCGTCTGCGGCAGCGACGTCCACTACTACGAGCACGGCCGGATCGGCCCGTACGTGGTGGACCACCCGCTGATCCTTGGCCATGAACTTTCCGGCCGGATCGCCGCCGTCGGCAGCGCCGTCGACCCCTCAAGGGTCGGGAAGCGCGTCGCCGTCGAACCCCAGCGCCCCTGCCGTAAGTGCAAGCAGTGCAAGGCCGGCCGCTACAACCTCTGCCCGGACATCGAGTTCTACGCCACCCCGCCGATCGACGGCGCCTTCGCCGAATACGTCACCATCCAGTCCGACTTCGCCTACGACATCCCGGACAGCGTCAGCGACGAAGCCGCGGCCCTCATCGAACCGCTCTCCGTGGGCCTCTGGGCCTGCGAACGCGCGGAGATCAAGCCCGGCAGCAGGGTCCTGATCGCCGGCGCCGGCCCCATCGGCATTATCGCCGCCCAAGCCGCCCGGGCCTTCGGTGCCACCGAAATCTACATCTCGGACATTGCCGAAGACCGGCTGGCATTCGCTTTGGAGCACGGCGCCACGCACGCCATCAACGCGAAGACCGATAGCGTGGAAGGGCTCGACGTCGACGCGTTCATTGACGCGTCCGGCGCACCTCAGGCGGTCCGTTCAGGGATCCAGGCAGTGGCACCCGCCGGCCGGGTGATCCTGGTGGGGCTGGGTGCCGACGACGTCGAGCTGCCCGTCTCGTTCATCCAGAACCGGGAGATCTGGCTCTCCGGCGTCTTCCGCTACACCAACACCTGGCCGCTGGCCATCCACCTGATCGCCGACGGCAAGGTTGACCTGGACGTCCTGGTCACCGGCAAGTTTGCCCTCGCTGAGTCCGAAGAGGCCCTTAAAGCCGGCAAGCAGCCAGGCCAACTCAAAGCCGTGGTCTACCCGGGCCGCTGA
- a CDS encoding carbohydrate kinase family protein has product MSSQGTGTEPNLSDSKPLVTVIGEALVDIIEDLRQGSTAPETHPGGSPLNVAVGCARLGLDTKLVTHFAEDPHGQLIAKHLENNGVATIIGGSQPTSTAVATLDDTGAARYTFAISWDINGASIPALAAAESSLHVHTGSIATVLPPGSKSVMGLLEAARHRATVSFDPNCRPAISPDKAAARKQAEEFVAASDIVKASDEDLLWLYPDRTLEESMNAWLALGPALVALTCGANGPVLLSGSGRVDIPGETVTVADTVGAGDSFMAALISGLAQLDALGAAGRERLQKISQDELHALARYANKAAGITCSRAGANPPGPAELGPLTIPSSFLEA; this is encoded by the coding sequence ATGTCATCACAAGGGACCGGCACGGAACCGAACCTCTCCGACAGCAAACCTTTGGTCACTGTCATCGGGGAAGCACTCGTCGACATCATCGAAGACCTCCGCCAAGGGAGCACAGCACCGGAGACGCACCCGGGCGGAAGCCCCCTGAATGTTGCCGTCGGCTGCGCCCGGCTGGGCCTTGACACCAAACTCGTCACCCACTTCGCCGAGGATCCGCACGGTCAGTTGATCGCTAAGCACCTCGAGAACAACGGTGTCGCGACCATCATCGGGGGATCCCAACCCACCTCAACCGCTGTGGCGACTTTAGACGACACTGGAGCCGCCCGGTACACCTTCGCCATCAGCTGGGACATCAACGGGGCTTCCATCCCGGCCTTGGCAGCGGCGGAAAGCTCCCTGCACGTCCACACCGGATCCATCGCCACGGTTCTGCCTCCGGGCAGTAAATCGGTGATGGGCCTGCTCGAAGCTGCACGCCATCGTGCCACTGTCAGCTTCGACCCCAACTGCAGGCCGGCAATCAGCCCGGACAAAGCAGCCGCCCGGAAACAGGCGGAGGAGTTTGTTGCGGCCAGCGACATCGTCAAAGCCAGCGACGAGGACCTGCTTTGGCTTTACCCCGACAGGACCCTCGAGGAATCAATGAACGCATGGCTGGCTCTGGGGCCGGCCCTGGTGGCATTGACCTGCGGCGCCAACGGACCCGTCCTCCTCAGCGGGTCCGGAAGGGTGGACATCCCCGGTGAAACGGTCACGGTAGCAGACACCGTCGGAGCAGGAGATTCTTTCATGGCCGCACTGATCTCCGGGCTGGCGCAGCTGGACGCACTCGGCGCAGCAGGCCGGGAGCGACTCCAGAAGATTAGCCAGGACGAACTCCACGCCCTGGCCCGCTATGCGAACAAGGCAGCCGGCATCACCTGCTCGCGGGCGGGCGCCAACCCACCGGGACCGGCTGAGCTGGGGCCGCTGACAATCCCATCGTCCTTCCTCGAAGCGTAG